In Myxococcus virescens, a single genomic region encodes these proteins:
- the pdhA gene encoding pyruvate dehydrogenase (acetyl-transferring) E1 component subunit alpha, whose amino-acid sequence MASPYSKELLLDMYRKMYLIRRFEERAGQQYTLGKIAGFCHLYIGQEAVAVGPVEALRPDDYMLSAYRDHGQPLARGSDAGMVMAELMGRDTGYSKGKGGSMHIFDIEHHFYGGYGIVGGQIPLAAGMAFASRYRNEDRVTVCYFGDAAASQGALHETFNMASKWKLPVIYICENNRYGMGTAISRIAAVPEIYKRASAYDMRGEPVDGMDVLAMYEAVKDAAEYCRAGKGPVLLEANTYRFRGHSMADPATYRTKQEVEDERKGDPIPKLRAYILKQGLAQDDVFESIEAEVNAQVDQAVKFADESPEPSLDELWRDTIVEEGEEDVRPRERVLGKKVNWPTYPSGQELKVTWDLEPREQAEAADKKAGLIR is encoded by the coding sequence GTGGCCAGCCCGTACTCAAAAGAACTGCTGTTGGACATGTACCGGAAGATGTACCTCATCCGTCGCTTCGAGGAGCGCGCGGGTCAGCAGTACACGCTGGGGAAGATTGCCGGTTTCTGCCACCTCTACATCGGCCAGGAGGCCGTGGCGGTGGGGCCGGTGGAGGCCCTGCGACCGGATGACTACATGCTCAGTGCGTATCGTGACCACGGCCAGCCGCTGGCCCGTGGCAGCGACGCGGGCATGGTCATGGCCGAGCTGATGGGCCGGGACACCGGCTACAGCAAGGGCAAGGGCGGCTCGATGCACATCTTCGACATCGAGCATCACTTCTACGGCGGCTACGGCATCGTCGGCGGCCAGATTCCCCTGGCGGCGGGCATGGCCTTCGCCAGCCGTTATCGCAACGAGGACCGCGTCACCGTCTGCTATTTCGGCGACGCGGCGGCCAGCCAGGGCGCCCTCCACGAGACGTTCAACATGGCGTCCAAGTGGAAGCTCCCGGTCATCTACATCTGCGAGAACAACCGCTACGGGATGGGCACGGCCATTTCCCGCATCGCGGCGGTGCCGGAGATCTACAAGCGCGCCAGCGCCTACGACATGCGCGGCGAGCCGGTGGACGGCATGGACGTGCTGGCCATGTACGAGGCCGTCAAGGACGCCGCCGAGTACTGCCGCGCCGGCAAGGGCCCCGTGCTGCTGGAGGCCAACACGTACCGCTTCCGCGGCCACTCGATGGCAGACCCCGCCACCTACCGCACCAAGCAGGAGGTGGAGGACGAGCGCAAGGGTGACCCGATTCCGAAGCTGCGCGCCTACATCCTGAAGCAGGGGCTGGCCCAGGACGACGTCTTCGAGTCCATCGAAGCGGAGGTCAATGCGCAGGTGGACCAGGCGGTGAAGTTCGCCGACGAGTCGCCCGAGCCCAGCCTGGACGAGCTGTGGCGCGACACCATCGTGGAGGAGGGCGAGGAGGACGTGCGCCCCCGCGAGCGCGTGCTGGGGAAGAAGGT